In Synechococcus sp. Nb3U1, one DNA window encodes the following:
- the mutS gene encoding DNA mismatch repair protein MutS, which translates to MSSSSSPAPTWDALTVDPTLLTPMMQHYVELKRQYPHALLLYRLGDFYEMFFQDAYIVSRELELVLTGREGGALGRIPMCGVPHHAFERYAAQLVGKGYAIAVCEQMEPADQAKGLVRREVTRVITPGTLLEEELLKARQNNYLAAIVRLKNLKQPDPPWGLAYADISTGEFWVCQSTGLERLEQELARLQPAEILIPAEDGLGLTLIRPGDPQALLDLPSQYSYTLRPPEPFELTVARDHLLQTYRLRSLEGLGCAGLPLAVRAAGGLLQYLEETQKNLVQPSPEGIHPLLQPPRTYQLTDYLMLDPQTRRNLELTQTIREGAFAGSLLWVLDHSRTAMGGRALRRWLLQPLLDPDQIQTRQDTIQELLDNPSLRTRLGSLLDSLYDLERLASRVSSGTANPRELVALGSSLSQLPDLADLVAEAQTPLLQSLQQVDPALSDLGRLIGRTLLPSPPPILTEGGLIQPGVDPALDQLRQQVEQDRQWIANLEKIERDRTGIPTLKVGFNKAFGYYLSISRAKANQVPESYIRKQTLTNEERFITPDLKEKEARILTAQTDINQREYELFLQLRLQAGSEAESIRQIAQTIAAVDALLGLAEVAVQQGYSRPHITQDRRLYIEGGRHPVVEKSLPSGLFVANSVDLGSPEGTDLMVLTGPNMSGKSTYLRQIGLIQILAQMGSFIPAERAELGLCDRVFTRVGAVDDLATGQSTFMVEMNETANILNHASERSLVLLDEIGRGTATFDGLSIAWAVAEYLATQVRARTLFATHYHEMNQLETLLPNVANFQVVVKELGDHIIFLHQVQPGGADRSYGIEVGRMAGLPKPVIERAKQVLELVEKHSRIGLGLRNQGRDHPPKTKKPAQDGIPSGDQLSLPQLAASANTSMPLFPDLL; encoded by the coding sequence ATGTCTTCATCCTCTTCTCCTGCCCCAACCTGGGATGCCCTGACTGTGGATCCCACCCTGCTCACTCCGATGATGCAGCACTACGTAGAGCTGAAGCGGCAATATCCCCATGCCCTCCTGCTCTACCGGCTGGGGGATTTCTACGAGATGTTTTTTCAGGATGCTTACATCGTCTCGCGGGAGCTGGAGCTGGTGCTCACTGGGCGAGAGGGGGGAGCGCTGGGGCGGATCCCGATGTGTGGCGTGCCTCATCATGCCTTCGAGCGCTACGCAGCCCAGTTGGTAGGCAAGGGCTATGCCATCGCCGTCTGTGAACAGATGGAGCCAGCAGATCAGGCCAAGGGCTTGGTGCGGCGGGAAGTGACGCGGGTAATCACTCCGGGTACTCTTTTGGAAGAAGAACTGCTAAAAGCCCGGCAAAACAACTATCTGGCAGCCATCGTCCGCCTCAAAAACCTGAAACAGCCGGATCCCCCCTGGGGCTTGGCCTATGCCGATATTTCTACAGGAGAGTTTTGGGTTTGCCAGAGTACGGGGCTGGAGAGACTTGAGCAAGAACTAGCGCGGCTCCAACCAGCGGAGATCTTGATCCCAGCGGAGGATGGCCTGGGCTTGACTTTGATTCGCCCCGGGGATCCCCAAGCCCTCCTCGATCTACCCAGCCAGTATAGCTATACCCTGCGCCCCCCAGAACCGTTTGAGTTGACAGTGGCTCGGGATCATCTGCTGCAAACCTACCGCCTGCGATCTTTGGAGGGGTTGGGTTGTGCGGGGCTGCCCCTGGCGGTTCGGGCGGCAGGCGGACTGCTGCAGTACCTAGAAGAAACCCAGAAGAACCTGGTGCAACCCTCCCCAGAGGGGATCCATCCCCTGCTTCAGCCCCCCCGCACCTACCAACTGACGGATTACCTCATGTTGGATCCGCAAACCCGGCGCAACCTGGAGCTAACCCAGACGATCCGGGAAGGTGCGTTTGCCGGATCCCTGCTCTGGGTGCTAGATCACAGTCGCACCGCCATGGGGGGACGAGCGCTGCGACGTTGGCTGTTGCAGCCTTTGTTGGATCCAGATCAGATCCAAACCCGTCAGGACACGATCCAAGAATTGCTGGATAATCCCTCCCTGCGCACCCGCCTCGGCTCCCTGCTGGACTCCCTCTACGATCTGGAGCGCTTGGCCAGCCGCGTCAGCTCCGGCACGGCCAACCCACGGGAACTGGTGGCTTTGGGATCCTCTTTGAGCCAACTGCCGGATCTGGCAGACTTGGTGGCGGAAGCCCAAACCCCTCTCCTGCAAAGCTTACAACAGGTGGATCCCGCCCTGTCGGATTTGGGTCGGCTGATTGGGCGCACCCTGCTCCCCTCGCCACCGCCCATCCTAACGGAAGGGGGATTGATTCAACCGGGGGTGGATCCGGCGTTGGATCAGCTGCGGCAACAGGTGGAGCAAGACCGACAGTGGATTGCCAATTTGGAGAAAATTGAGCGCGATCGCACCGGGATCCCAACCTTGAAAGTGGGCTTTAACAAAGCCTTCGGCTATTACCTAAGCATCAGCCGCGCCAAGGCCAACCAAGTGCCAGAGAGCTACATCCGCAAACAAACCCTGACCAACGAGGAGCGCTTCATCACCCCCGACCTGAAGGAAAAAGAAGCCCGCATCCTCACCGCCCAGACCGACATCAACCAACGGGAATACGAACTGTTTTTGCAGCTGCGCCTCCAGGCGGGATCCGAGGCCGAATCCATTCGCCAAATCGCCCAAACCATCGCCGCTGTAGATGCCCTGCTGGGTCTGGCGGAAGTGGCGGTGCAACAGGGGTATAGCCGTCCCCACATCACCCAGGATCGCCGCCTGTACATTGAGGGGGGCCGCCACCCCGTGGTGGAAAAATCGCTGCCGAGTGGGTTATTCGTGGCCAACTCTGTTGATTTGGGATCCCCTGAGGGCACCGATTTGATGGTGCTGACGGGGCCGAATATGTCCGGCAAATCTACCTACCTGCGGCAAATTGGGCTCATCCAAATCCTGGCCCAGATGGGCAGCTTTATCCCGGCAGAACGAGCAGAGTTGGGCCTTTGTGATCGGGTGTTTACGCGGGTGGGGGCGGTGGACGATCTGGCCACCGGACAATCCACGTTTATGGTGGAAATGAACGAGACCGCCAACATCCTCAACCATGCCAGCGAGCGTTCTTTGGTCTTGCTAGACGAGATCGGGCGCGGTACAGCGACTTTCGATGGTCTTTCCATTGCCTGGGCAGTGGCGGAATACTTGGCCACCCAAGTGCGGGCCCGTACCCTCTTTGCCACCCATTACCACGAGATGAACCAACTGGAAACGCTGCTGCCCAATGTAGCCAACTTTCAGGTGGTGGTGAAAGAGTTGGGAGATCACATCATCTTTTTGCACCAGGTGCAGCCAGGGGGGGCAGATCGCTCCTATGGCATCGAGGTGGGGCGCATGGCGGGTCTGCCCAAGCCGGTGATTGAACGGGCCAAGCAAGTCTTGGAGTTAGTAGAAAAGCACAGTCGCATCGGCCTGGGCCTGAGAAACCAAGGGCGAGATCATCCCCCCAAAACAAAAAAGCCAGCTCAGGATGGGATCCCCAGCGGCGATCAACTGTCCTTGCCACAACTTGCCGCTAGTGCGAACACCTCCATGCCGCTCTTCCCCGATTTGCTCTAG
- a CDS encoding FecCD family ABC transporter permease has translation MLLLFSLSFGSVPMSGGEVWQALWRQGDPTRQTILWQLRMPRALLAQLVGAALGMAGALLQGMLGNGLADPYLLGISAGAGLAAVGLLTLGEWSRWVPLAAWAGGLLTTLLVYRLARTRVGVSVERLILAGVAVSALFGAISSTLLLMADERVQVALTWLIGSLSGRGWPEVQVAGVYILLGLGLGWGQARALNLLGLGEEMAVSLGIPIARTRVVIGLVAALLAAAAVSVGGLIGFVGLVVPHMVRQTVGSDHRWLLPLSALAGAGLLGGADILARLGSVELPVGIVTALMGAPFFGWLLQRRGMGL, from the coding sequence GTGCTGCTGTTGTTTTCTTTGTCTTTTGGTTCTGTGCCCATGAGTGGGGGGGAGGTTTGGCAAGCTTTGTGGCGACAGGGGGATCCCACCCGGCAGACGATTCTTTGGCAGTTGCGGATGCCACGGGCTTTGTTGGCGCAGCTGGTGGGGGCAGCTCTGGGCATGGCTGGGGCTTTGTTGCAGGGAATGCTGGGCAATGGCTTGGCGGATCCCTATTTGTTGGGGATTTCAGCAGGGGCAGGTCTGGCGGCGGTGGGGTTGCTGACACTGGGGGAATGGAGCCGTTGGGTGCCCTTGGCAGCTTGGGCGGGGGGCTTGCTCACCACCCTGTTGGTGTACCGATTGGCACGCACCAGGGTAGGGGTGTCGGTGGAGCGGCTGATCTTGGCGGGGGTGGCGGTGAGTGCCTTATTTGGAGCCATCAGTTCTACTTTGCTGCTGATGGCAGATGAGCGGGTGCAGGTGGCCCTAACCTGGCTGATCGGCAGCCTGAGCGGGCGGGGCTGGCCGGAGGTGCAGGTGGCCGGGGTTTACATCCTCTTGGGATTGGGGCTGGGTTGGGGGCAGGCGCGAGCTTTGAACCTACTGGGGTTGGGAGAGGAGATGGCCGTCAGCCTAGGGATCCCTATAGCGCGGACGCGGGTCGTGATCGGCTTGGTAGCGGCGTTGTTGGCGGCGGCGGCGGTGAGTGTCGGGGGGCTGATCGGCTTTGTCGGGTTGGTGGTGCCCCACATGGTGCGGCAGACGGTGGGATCCGATCACCGTTGGCTATTGCCCCTCTCGGCCCTGGCAGGGGCGGGGTTGCTGGGAGGGGCGGATATCTTGGCCCGTTTGGGATCCGTAGAGCTGCCAGTGGGGATCGTGACTGCCCTGATGGGAGCCCCCTTTTTTGGCTGGCTGCTGCAGCGGCGAGGGATGGGTCTATGA
- a CDS encoding ABC transporter ATP-binding protein, translated as MKEGVTLLRAEHLTGGYGSQPVVRDLSLEVERGEWLSIVGPNGSGKSTLLRLLSRVLPPLSGRVELNGRDIHHRQLTPQQVAQQLALLPQQQRIPQGLTVRQLVSLGRSPHQRWWQWQLQRADWQRVNQALTQTGLGSLAERRLETLSGGERQRAFLALALVQEPQVLLLDEPTTFLDLRYQLELLELLQQLNQERGLTVITVLHDLNLATRYSQRIALLGSGQLQAMGSPREVLTPSRVAQVFGLEVEWILTPVGWQLCPLATVGASGESVPLSV; from the coding sequence ATGAAGGAAGGGGTGACACTTCTGCGGGCGGAGCACTTGACGGGGGGCTATGGATCCCAACCGGTGGTGCGGGATCTAAGCCTGGAGGTGGAACGAGGGGAATGGCTGAGCATTGTCGGCCCCAATGGATCCGGCAAATCTACACTGTTGCGGCTGCTGAGCCGGGTGTTACCGCCCTTATCCGGACGGGTGGAACTGAACGGCAGGGATATCCATCATCGGCAACTCACCCCACAACAGGTGGCCCAGCAGCTTGCCCTTTTACCCCAACAGCAGCGGATCCCCCAGGGGCTGACGGTGCGGCAGTTGGTGAGTTTGGGGCGTTCCCCCCATCAGCGGTGGTGGCAATGGCAGTTGCAGCGAGCAGATTGGCAGCGAGTGAATCAGGCCTTAACCCAGACCGGACTGGGATCCCTGGCGGAGCGACGACTGGAAACCCTATCGGGTGGAGAACGGCAGCGGGCTTTCTTGGCTCTGGCTCTGGTGCAGGAGCCGCAGGTGTTGCTGTTGGATGAGCCCACCACTTTTTTGGATCTGCGCTACCAGCTGGAGTTGCTGGAGCTGTTGCAACAACTCAATCAGGAGCGGGGGTTAACGGTGATCACGGTGTTGCACGACCTGAACCTGGCAACCCGCTACAGCCAACGCATTGCTCTGCTGGGATCCGGCCAGTTACAGGCGATGGGATCCCCACGGGAAGTCTTGACCCCCAGTCGGGTGGCCCAGGTGTTTGGCCTGGAAGTGGAGTGGATCCTTACCCCGGTGGGTTGGCAGCTTTGTCCCTTAGCCACTGTGGGAGCCAGTGGAGAGTCCGTGCCTCTGTCAGTGTGA
- a CDS encoding TonB-dependent hemoglobin/transferrin/lactoferrin family receptor, whose amino-acid sequence MSVIGRLSRVVSLGLSVGLGWGSLAWGQAQQVTESLSDPAVLAQATPAPVQGATPLQEQIRELEAQIEAARQRGDQAEVERLQADLRVLQQEGTPVFNLQQVTVTGTRTERSLVDSPASITVIDRERLRQELIQNIQDLVRYEPGVSVRRDPRYGFQDFNIRGLDANRVLIQVDGIRQPERFTFGPFNIGRDSFELETLKTVEIIRGPASTLYGSDALGGVVTYTTLDPGDLLGERDSHVGLSSQYDSSNQGFVNTVSLAGRQDNLEALLIYTRRDGRETDIKADSNLVNPQREAGDNVLAKLVYRFDEYNSLNLTGEYFNRRTTTTTTPRNLATGISFFEETIDTERTRFSLEYRYANPDTPAFELATAQIYYQPARTQEPSVENRTITVQGQPVPVRRDTFNELISNILGANLQAQSRFQTGDIAHRLVYGMDLSTTRNERPRNRFQTNLQTGAVTQNIPPDTFPTKDFPDSDTVRFGLYLQDEIDFNGGNLTLIPGIRYDTYNLTPSPDEDFLRSGAEAVSLFADAISPKLGLVWSLNPNLTFTAQYAAGFRAPQYNEINSGFTNLTSPFFRYRTLSNPNLRPETSQGFEVGLRGIYPQASFSLAAYYNTYNDFIEAFREVGSEPSPPGSGPPGGPPPPPVILFQSQNVSRARIYGVEATGQYFFSPDLTGWSLNGSFAWAVGDNLTDNEPLLSIEPLTAVLGLHYDDPSQIWGARLIATLVADPRDPQREPVQTNPNAPPQIPFVASGYSVVDLLAYYNLDNNWQLNFGVFNLFDEKYFLYSETRSLFVGPEVERRAQPGRNVALNFSARF is encoded by the coding sequence ATGAGCGTTATCGGTCGTTTGTCCAGAGTCGTGAGTTTGGGGTTGAGTGTTGGTTTAGGCTGGGGATCCCTGGCTTGGGGCCAAGCCCAACAGGTGACGGAGTCCCTGTCAGACCCGGCGGTGCTGGCTCAAGCGACCCCAGCTCCTGTGCAAGGGGCAACCCCCTTGCAAGAACAGATCCGGGAGCTAGAAGCGCAGATAGAAGCGGCCCGCCAACGGGGGGATCAGGCGGAAGTAGAGCGGCTGCAGGCGGATCTGCGGGTGCTGCAGCAGGAGGGTACACCGGTTTTTAACCTGCAACAGGTTACCGTCACCGGCACCCGCACCGAGCGCTCCTTAGTAGATTCCCCCGCCAGCATTACAGTGATCGACCGGGAACGCCTGCGGCAGGAGCTAATCCAAAATATTCAGGACTTGGTGCGCTACGAGCCGGGGGTGAGTGTACGACGGGATCCCCGCTATGGGTTTCAGGATTTCAATATTCGTGGCCTAGATGCCAACCGGGTGCTGATTCAGGTGGATGGGATCCGGCAGCCGGAACGCTTTACCTTTGGCCCTTTCAACATTGGACGAGACAGCTTCGAGCTAGAAACCCTAAAAACCGTAGAAATTATCCGTGGCCCCGCCTCTACCCTCTACGGCAGCGATGCTCTTGGGGGAGTTGTTACCTATACAACTTTAGATCCGGGGGATCTACTAGGGGAGCGGGATAGCCACGTGGGCTTATCCAGTCAGTACGACAGCAGCAACCAAGGATTTGTCAATACCGTGAGCTTGGCGGGACGGCAGGACAACTTGGAGGCTCTACTCATCTATACCCGCCGGGATGGCCGGGAAACCGATATTAAAGCCGATTCCAACCTTGTTAACCCCCAGAGGGAAGCGGGAGACAACGTCTTGGCCAAGCTGGTCTATCGCTTTGACGAGTACAACAGTCTCAACTTGACCGGAGAGTATTTCAACCGTCGCACCACGACCACCACCACTCCCCGCAACTTGGCAACGGGCATCAGCTTCTTTGAAGAAACTATTGACACGGAGCGGACTCGATTCAGCCTGGAATACCGCTATGCCAACCCCGATACCCCAGCCTTTGAGTTGGCCACTGCGCAGATTTACTACCAGCCGGCTCGCACCCAAGAACCCAGTGTGGAAAATCGCACCATCACCGTGCAGGGGCAGCCGGTGCCTGTCCGAAGGGATACGTTTAACGAGCTAATCAGCAACATTTTAGGGGCGAATTTGCAGGCTCAAAGCCGTTTTCAAACCGGGGATATTGCCCACCGCTTGGTGTATGGAATGGATCTTTCCACCACTCGCAACGAGCGGCCCCGCAACCGCTTCCAAACCAATCTACAAACAGGGGCAGTCACCCAAAACATTCCCCCCGATACATTCCCCACCAAAGATTTTCCCGACTCCGATACAGTGCGTTTCGGCCTTTATCTCCAGGATGAAATTGACTTTAATGGCGGCAACCTCACCCTCATCCCCGGGATCCGCTACGACACCTACAACCTCACCCCCAGCCCGGATGAAGACTTTTTGCGCAGCGGAGCAGAGGCTGTCAGCCTGTTTGCTGATGCCATCTCCCCCAAGCTGGGCCTTGTGTGGAGCCTCAACCCCAACCTCACCTTCACAGCCCAGTATGCGGCGGGCTTTCGTGCCCCCCAGTACAACGAGATCAACAGCGGTTTCACCAACCTCACTAGTCCCTTTTTTCGCTACCGCACCCTCTCCAACCCCAATCTACGCCCAGAAACCAGCCAGGGCTTTGAGGTGGGCTTGCGGGGGATCTACCCTCAGGCCAGTTTTAGCTTGGCTGCCTACTACAACACCTACAACGACTTTATCGAAGCCTTCCGAGAAGTGGGATCCGAACCTTCTCCCCCCGGATCCGGCCCGCCTGGTGGCCCGCCACCGCCGCCGGTGATTCTTTTCCAGAGCCAAAATGTCAGCCGTGCCCGCATCTATGGGGTAGAGGCCACAGGCCAGTATTTCTTCAGCCCAGATTTGACAGGTTGGAGCCTGAATGGCAGCTTTGCCTGGGCGGTGGGGGATAATCTCACCGACAATGAACCCCTGCTTTCCATCGAGCCGCTAACGGCGGTGCTGGGGTTGCACTACGACGATCCCAGCCAGATTTGGGGAGCCAGATTGATTGCCACTTTGGTAGCGGATCCCCGCGATCCGCAGCGGGAGCCTGTGCAAACCAACCCCAATGCTCCCCCCCAAATTCCCTTTGTAGCCAGTGGCTACAGCGTCGTGGATCTGTTGGCCTACTACAACCTGGATAACAATTGGCAGTTGAACTTTGGGGTGTTCAACCTCTTCGATGAGAAGTATTTCCTCTACTCCGAAACTCGCAGCCTGTTTGTGGGCCCGGAAGTGGAGCGGCGTGCCCAGCCCGGCAGGAATGTGGCTTTGAATTTTTCTGCTCGTTTTTAG
- a CDS encoding energy transducer TonB translates to MLAERSTLPSKGSHSPRKGSQGSLLLHLQGWYWQQEGIAYGVGLVWLELGLWAQERGQGSSRGSNGILGIRWIQYSEGILSYALRASCCCTALCVARIYLEEDLADPPAPRVQTRDPQPLRWESWVSLLLHVLVLLGVAWWGSRPLPERETPIPITLLLEEPAEEPALSEADLEAASEAPSPEQIPKASVPLTPTEPLPEDLPAPPPEPDLPPSEPIPPPDPPDPVLTEPIPQEQEISPIPETESLLSLQTPTPTPEPIPTPPPPPTPTPQPPTPLITPTPAPTAPPPPPPPIETPSPTSTPIPAATPEPIPAPVVTPTPAPIAQEPPLDPAAAANPVPPAPRFTPLLQGIQAAAPASTPRGSESGSPEPSGEPSSSSSALTAPGAAASPNPAPPAVAANPQPDTLAQPIPGRNPPPQYPPQARRLNQQGQVLLQAKVNSQGQVQNVEILTSSGFPALDNAAQQAVQGWQFTPALRNNIPIDSWVTVPIQFALN, encoded by the coding sequence ATGCTTGCTGAGCGATCCACCCTCCCCTCTAAGGGATCCCACTCTCCTCGGAAGGGATCCCAGGGTTCACTTTTGCTGCACTTGCAAGGGTGGTATTGGCAGCAGGAAGGTATTGCCTACGGGGTTGGACTAGTTTGGTTGGAATTGGGCCTGTGGGCGCAGGAGCGAGGCCAAGGATCTAGCCGAGGCTCGAACGGGATCTTGGGGATCCGATGGATCCAGTACAGCGAAGGGATTCTCAGCTATGCCCTGCGGGCTAGCTGTTGCTGTACAGCCCTGTGTGTGGCCCGTATCTATTTAGAAGAGGATTTAGCAGATCCTCCGGCTCCACGGGTGCAGACAAGGGATCCCCAGCCGCTGCGCTGGGAGAGCTGGGTTTCCCTACTTTTGCATGTGCTGGTGCTACTGGGGGTGGCCTGGTGGGGATCCCGGCCTTTGCCAGAACGGGAAACTCCAATCCCGATTACCCTTTTGCTGGAGGAACCGGCAGAAGAGCCAGCATTATCCGAGGCGGATTTGGAAGCAGCTTCAGAAGCACCTTCACCAGAGCAGATCCCCAAGGCATCTGTCCCGCTGACGCCAACAGAACCTCTTCCAGAAGATCTGCCGGCCCCGCCCCCCGAACCCGACCTACCCCCATCGGAGCCAATCCCACCACCAGATCCACCGGATCCGGTTTTGACAGAGCCCATACCTCAAGAGCAGGAGATCTCCCCCATTCCGGAGACCGAATCTTTGCTGTCCCTACAAACTCCTACACCCACCCCCGAACCCATCCCTACCCCCCCACCGCCCCCAACTCCTACCCCCCAACCACCTACTCCGTTGATTACCCCCACGCCTGCCCCTACAGCACCGCCACCCCCTCCCCCGCCAATTGAGACTCCCTCACCCACCTCTACCCCCATTCCCGCAGCAACCCCAGAGCCGATACCCGCACCAGTGGTTACCCCAACCCCCGCCCCGATTGCCCAGGAGCCCCCCCTGGATCCCGCTGCTGCCGCGAACCCCGTCCCTCCAGCACCCCGCTTTACCCCCCTGTTACAAGGGATTCAAGCCGCTGCTCCTGCCTCAACACCCCGTGGCAGCGAATCCGGCTCGCCGGAACCCTCTGGTGAGCCAAGCTCCAGTTCATCTGCCCTTACTGCCCCCGGAGCTGCGGCATCTCCCAACCCAGCTCCACCCGCCGTTGCCGCCAACCCACAACCGGATACCCTGGCCCAACCGATTCCGGGCCGCAATCCCCCTCCCCAATATCCCCCTCAAGCCCGTCGCCTCAACCAACAGGGACAGGTGCTGCTGCAAGCCAAGGTCAACAGCCAGGGGCAAGTGCAAAATGTGGAAATTCTCACCTCCAGTGGCTTTCCAGCCTTAGACAACGCGGCTCAACAGGCAGTGCAGGGCTGGCAATTCACCCCGGCTTTGAGAAACAACATTCCCATTGATTCTTGGGTAACTGTGCCCATCCAATTTGCCCTCAACTAA
- a CDS encoding ABC transporter substrate-binding protein: MLSRFSRRQTLAFALSGLGAWGLSRAVRAQGGIPQPLPEVPVDRVASLTTLTADILYHLAPDKLVGIPAGQLLESDPRFQGLARLGLGNQPNLEQIIALQPDWVVGASGFHNALAERLQELGIPTYLTQVNSWAALEETITTLATALGADPQPLLQEYGSLLPQQQPDPQPKTLLLAGTQPILSPNRQSWAGDLLERFGADNLTATLQSQGQFRGYVTLSAERILEANPEILLVVNPEASDPLAFFQSRPFWNQLQAVQTKRVYGFDYYGLVNPGSLEKIKVACEQLAQVLRGG; this comes from the coding sequence ATGCTGTCTCGTTTTTCCCGCCGTCAAACCTTGGCCTTCGCTCTCTCTGGCCTGGGAGCCTGGGGCTTAAGCCGTGCTGTCAGGGCACAGGGGGGGATCCCACAACCCTTGCCGGAAGTTCCTGTCGATAGAGTTGCCAGCCTTACCACCCTGACAGCGGATATTCTCTATCATCTGGCCCCGGATAAACTGGTGGGGATCCCCGCAGGACAATTGTTGGAATCCGATCCACGCTTTCAGGGCCTTGCCCGGTTGGGTCTAGGCAACCAGCCCAATCTGGAGCAAATTATTGCTCTACAACCGGATTGGGTAGTGGGAGCCAGTGGTTTTCACAACGCCTTGGCAGAACGGTTGCAGGAACTGGGGATCCCCACCTATCTTACCCAGGTCAACAGTTGGGCTGCCCTCGAAGAGACGATCACTACCCTGGCCACTGCCCTAGGCGCAGATCCTCAACCGTTGCTTCAGGAGTATGGATCCCTCTTACCCCAGCAACAGCCCGATCCCCAACCCAAAACCCTGCTCCTGGCGGGCACCCAACCCATTCTCTCTCCCAATCGGCAAAGCTGGGCGGGAGATCTGCTGGAACGCTTTGGTGCGGACAATCTGACGGCCACCCTGCAAAGCCAAGGGCAATTTCGGGGCTATGTCACCCTTTCGGCGGAGCGCATCCTGGAGGCCAACCCGGAGATTCTGTTGGTGGTCAACCCGGAGGCATCGGATCCCTTAGCCTTCTTCCAGTCCCGTCCCTTCTGGAATCAACTGCAGGCGGTACAAACCAAGAGGGTGTATGGGTTTGACTATTACGGCTTGGTGAATCCCGGTAGTCTGGAAAAAATCAAGGTAGCCTGTGAGCAGTTGGCACAAGTTTTACGAGGTGGCTGA
- a CDS encoding Fe2+-dependent dioxygenase, which translates to MILCIADVLSLVELNEIIELLSQADFMDGKITAGWNAKLVKNNMQLPKGSSQGQRVQEIITAALARSSLFQLAARPKVIHPILVSRYQRGMFYGIHTDDGLMVTQQQVMRSDIAFTLFLSNPEDYEGGELTIESSEGERAYKLPAGAMVLYPASTLHRVASVTHGIRLAAVSWVQSLVRDPQEREILFDLETVRQQLFQKSGKTRQFDLLSKTYANLLRKWADI; encoded by the coding sequence ATGATTTTATGTATTGCGGATGTTCTCAGCCTGGTAGAGCTTAATGAGATTATAGAGCTGCTGAGTCAAGCAGATTTTATGGATGGAAAAATAACAGCAGGGTGGAATGCCAAGCTGGTTAAAAACAATATGCAACTGCCCAAGGGATCCTCTCAAGGGCAGAGAGTACAGGAGATCATCACTGCGGCTCTGGCTCGCAGTTCACTGTTTCAATTGGCGGCTCGGCCTAAAGTGATACATCCCATTTTGGTCAGCCGCTATCAGAGGGGTATGTTCTACGGGATCCACACGGATGATGGCCTGATGGTGACCCAACAGCAGGTGATGCGCTCAGATATTGCTTTTACATTATTTTTAAGTAATCCCGAAGATTATGAGGGAGGAGAGTTAACTATAGAAAGCAGCGAAGGGGAACGGGCCTATAAATTGCCCGCTGGTGCCATGGTTCTTTATCCCGCCTCAACCTTGCATCGAGTCGCAAGTGTTACCCATGGGATCCGTCTGGCCGCAGTCAGTTGGGTGCAAAGCTTGGTGAGGGATCCGCAGGAACGGGAGATTCTCTTTGACCTAGAAACGGTACGCCAGCAACTATTTCAGAAATCTGGCAAAACTCGCCAATTTGATTTACTCTCCAAAACCTATGCCAATTTGTTGCGAAAGTGGGCAGATATCTAG